Within Pseudomonas cichorii, the genomic segment GCGATGTGAAACTGCCTGCATTCGGTAATACTGCACCACGGCCTTTTTATCAGCCCTTTGTATTTTGTTTTTGTTGGAGCCGTTCATGACGTTACGCCCCATCGCCTTGCTCGGGCTCATCGGCCTGCTGAGCGCCTGCAGCAGCACTGAAGCCCCACAACCGGCTCCGGCCAAACCCGCAGTGGCAGCGCCCAAGGTTCCTGCAGGCCCTGGCCCGTTGTTGCCTCATCAACGGGAACTGAGCGGGCAGCTCTTGGGTGTACCTGCCAATGCAGAAGTCGAACTGGCGGTGCTGGTGATCGACGAGCGTGGCCGCCCGCAAAAACTGCTGACCAGCACCAAGCTGCAAGGCAACGGCCAGTCGCTGCCCTTTCAGTTGCGCTTCAACCCGGAAGCCTTCCCGGTTGGCCAGCGGGTCGAGTTGCGCGGACGCGCCAGCAAATCAGGCCAGTTGATCCTGCATCTGCCGTCGTTGCGTATCGAGCAACCCACCACTCAGGCATTGGGACAGTTACAGTTCGTCAGCGCGCCATGACTGCACCGCCAGCCCTTCAGCAGTCGCTGAGCCAGTTGCTTGGCGACGCCCGACTGGTCGCCACTGCGCTACCGGGCACCGAGCTGAAACTGTGGCTGATAGACGCCGACAACATGGACCGCGCCTTCAGCCCTGACGAGACACGCCGCATTCTGGAAGAGCCGCCTTACTGGAGTTTCTGCTGGGCCAGCGGCCTGGCGTTGGCACACTTTCTGGCCGAGCACCCGCATTGGGTCGCAGGCAAGCGTGTACTGGATTTCGGGGCGGGCTCCGGTGTTGCAGGCATTGCCGCTGTCAGGGCCGGTGCCGCCGAAGTGGTCGCATGCGATCTGGACCCGCTGGCGCTGGCGGCCTGCCGGGCCAATGCCGAACTCAATGATGTACAACTCGGTTACTCGGCAGACTTCTTTGCCGAAGCCGATCGTTTCGACCTGATTCTGGTTGCGGATGTCTTGTATGACCGCGCCAACCTGCCGTTGCTGGATCAATTTCTCAGCCGTGGCCGTGAGGCACTGGTTGCGGACTCACGGGTCCGCGACTTCAGGCATGTCGCTTATCAACGCCTGGCGATGCTGCATGCCCATACCCTTCCGGATCTGGCAGAGCCCCACGAGTTTCGCGACGTCAGTCTGTATCACGCCCGACGCTGAAGCGTCACCGTAGGTCTTGCCTTGATACTCGCCGCTTTCAGCAATGCCTTGAGGCCTTTATAGTTGGCGGCATTCAGATTTTGCGAGACACGCAATGAGCCAGGACACTTCTTACATCTTCGAGACAACCGCAGCGAACTTCGACCAGTTGGTGATCGACAAGTCATTCGATCAGCCCGTGCTGGTGGACTTCTGGGCCGAGTGGTGTGCGCCTTGCAAAGTGCTGATGCCGTTGCTGGAACAGATCACGGCGAGCTATCAGGGTGAATTGCTGCTGGCCAAGGTCAACTGCGATATCGAACAGGAAATCGTCGCTCGCTTCGGTATCCGCAGCCTGCCGACCGTGGTGCTGTTCAAGGATGGCCAGCCGGTGGATGGTTTTGCCGGCGCGCAGCCCGAGTCGGAAATCCGCAAGATTCTCGAACAGCATGTGGTCATGCCGCCTCCGCCAGCAGCCGATCCGCTGCAACAGGCTCAGGCGCTGTTCGCCGAAAGCCGTTTCTCCGATGCCGAAGCAGTGCTCAAGGTGCTGCTGGGCGAAGACAATACCAATGCCTCGGCACTGATTCTGTATGCGCGCTGCCTGGCTGAGCGTGGCGAGTTGGGCGAAGCACGCACCGTGCTGGATGCGGTCAAGAGCGACGCCCATAAGGCCGAACTTGCGGGCGCGAAGGCGCAACTGACGTTCCTGGCCGAAGCAGCCACTCTGCCGGATGCTGCAGAGCTGAAAACCCGTCTGGCGCAGAATCCGCTGGATGATGAAGCATCACATCAACTGGCCGTCCAGCAATTGTCTCGCCAGCAATATGAGGCGGCGCTGGAAGGCCTGCTCAAACTGTTCATCCGCAACCGCAATTACGCCGAAGGCCTGCCGCACAAGACACTGCTGCAAGTATTCGACCTGCTGGGCAATGACCATCCGCTGGTGACGACCTACCGTCGCAAGTTGTTTGCAGCGTTGTATTGAGCAGACCTTCCTGGCGATTTACCAGGGCTCTTCGCGAATGAATTCGCTCCTGCGGTGTAATGCCGATCAGTCAGGGGACACACAAAGTGATCTATGACCTTAACTGATCGGCATTATTCCTACGGTGAGCTGATTTCGACCCAGCTATACAGCGGTGCATCCGCGCCGCTTTCGACTTTCACATTGGCGCTATGACGCAGACGCACCAGCAGGCGTTTGCCAGCGGCGGTGCTGCCGGTCAGCCCTTCCAGTTTCCCCAGCAGATCCGGCCCACTGAGTTGTCCGGCCTTTTGCAGCAGGTCCCTGGCGGCCTGCCAGGTCCTGTCGTCCTGATTGACCGGCCTGTTTTCCACGACGCTGCTCACCTCGGGGGCGGCAGCCTTGAGCTGGGCACCCAGTTGCGCCCAGTCCCCGTCGTCCAGTTCCAGCGTCAAATCCACAGGCCATTGGCCGATGGTTCCACGAATACGTAACATGTTCTGTCCTCGCTTGACTGGCGCACATGCTCCCACAGCATCAGACACAGAGCCAGCGAGCGGCCCGAACATCATCCCCCATCAGAAAGCCGCCAAAGGCCCCTGCGTCATAGGCGTTTTCCCAGTGTTCGACGACCTTTCCGTCACGAAAGCGCCACAGCCCGCAGAACGGCATGCAGATGCTCTTGTCGGCGGACGTTGCGCGCAGGTTGCCGAGAACCGTACCGAAATACTCATTGGCGATGATTTCCTGCACATCCATATGAAGCGAAGAGTGCGTCATAGCGATGAGTTCGACTTCATGACTGCGCACCGCCTCCTTGCCAGTGGCGGTGGGTGGGCAGGCGTTCTGATCGGCCTTGTGCAACACGATGTCATCATCCGCAAACTCGGCAATGCGGGTCAGATCCTTATAGATAGCGCGCAGGGTTTCGATATTCCGCTGGCAGGTGCTCATGGCATGCCCTCCTCAGCGCTCGGGACGCCAGGTCGGCAGCGAAAGGCTATCGACTTCCCGAACAATGGCTGAGCGTTGATCCTCATCCAGTTGCACGCTCACAGCCTTGGCGTTTTCCTCCAGGTGGGCGATGGACGTGGTTCCGGGAATCAGCACTATGTTCGGAGCATGATTGAGCAACCACGCCAGAGCCAGTTGTGAAGGTGTCAGGCCATAGTGGCTGGCTAGAGGCTGCAACGCGCTGTCAGGCCCGACAAGGGCGCCATGACCAAGCGGGAACCATGGAATGAACGCGATATTCAATGCCTGGGCCCGCTGCAATACCGGCTCATCGGTGCGATCGGCAATGTTGTAGAGGTTCTCGATGGCGGCAATGTTCGCCACACGATGGGCCTGCTCCAGTTGCTCCAGAGTCACGCCTGGCTGGTTGGATAATCCGATGTGGAGGATCTTGCCCTGCTCGCGCAAACGGACAAGCTCGCCCAGGGATTCGGCAAGCGGCACTTGCGGGTCAATGCTGTGCAATTGATACAAGTCGATACGCTCGACCTGAAGACGGCGCAAGCTCATTTCAACCTGCTGACGCAGATACTCGGGCCGCCCCAAGGGCACGATATACGGAGCGCCCGGCGCGCCATGTATCCAGTCATTGGGGCCGGACCTCAGCATTCCGCCCTTGGTGGAAATGATCAGATTCTCAGGATAGGGGTAAAGCGCATCGCGAATGATGTCTTCGTTATTGCCCGGCCCGTAGGAGTCTGCCGTGTCGAGAAAGGTGACACCCAGGTCATGCACGGCATGGCGCAATAACGCCTTGGCCTGCTCAGTATTCTCCGCTGGCCCCCACATGCCATAACCGGTCAGGTGCATGGCACCATAGCCCATGCGCTTGATGGGCGTGTCGCCTCCCAGTAAAAAAGCATCTGGCGCTAAAGCTGCTGTGGCAGTCATGGTAAAACCTCCCTGTTGTTCCATGTACCCAAGGTTATTTCCGCAGTGATACCGGGACCGAACCCGGCAATGATTCCGCGTGCGCCCTGATGAGCGCCGCCAGTCTCGAAAAGTCGGCGCAATGCATCCAGCACAACGGCCGATGCAATGTTGCCGTACTCGGTCAATGTGGCCCGGCTGTGCACGAACAGAGCTCCGTCCACGCCCAGGTAATG encodes:
- a CDS encoding YbaY family lipoprotein; translated protein: MTLRPIALLGLIGLLSACSSTEAPQPAPAKPAVAAPKVPAGPGPLLPHQRELSGQLLGVPANAEVELAVLVIDERGRPQKLLTSTKLQGNGQSLPFQLRFNPEAFPVGQRVELRGRASKSGQLILHLPSLRIEQPTTQALGQLQFVSAP
- a CDS encoding class I SAM-dependent methyltransferase, giving the protein MTAPPALQQSLSQLLGDARLVATALPGTELKLWLIDADNMDRAFSPDETRRILEEPPYWSFCWASGLALAHFLAEHPHWVAGKRVLDFGAGSGVAGIAAVRAGAAEVVACDLDPLALAACRANAELNDVQLGYSADFFAEADRFDLILVADVLYDRANLPLLDQFLSRGREALVADSRVRDFRHVAYQRLAMLHAHTLPDLAEPHEFRDVSLYHARR
- the trxA gene encoding thioredoxin; protein product: MSQDTSYIFETTAANFDQLVIDKSFDQPVLVDFWAEWCAPCKVLMPLLEQITASYQGELLLAKVNCDIEQEIVARFGIRSLPTVVLFKDGQPVDGFAGAQPESEIRKILEQHVVMPPPPAADPLQQAQALFAESRFSDAEAVLKVLLGEDNTNASALILYARCLAERGELGEARTVLDAVKSDAHKAELAGAKAQLTFLAEAATLPDAAELKTRLAQNPLDDEASHQLAVQQLSRQQYEAALEGLLKLFIRNRNYAEGLPHKTLLQVFDLLGNDHPLVTTYRRKLFAALY
- a CDS encoding nuclear transport factor 2 family protein, which gives rise to MSTCQRNIETLRAIYKDLTRIAEFADDDIVLHKADQNACPPTATGKEAVRSHEVELIAMTHSSLHMDVQEIIANEYFGTVLGNLRATSADKSICMPFCGLWRFRDGKVVEHWENAYDAGAFGGFLMGDDVRAARWLCV
- a CDS encoding aldo/keto reductase, coding for MTATAALAPDAFLLGGDTPIKRMGYGAMHLTGYGMWGPAENTEQAKALLRHAVHDLGVTFLDTADSYGPGNNEDIIRDALYPYPENLIISTKGGMLRSGPNDWIHGAPGAPYIVPLGRPEYLRQQVEMSLRRLQVERIDLYQLHSIDPQVPLAESLGELVRLREQGKILHIGLSNQPGVTLEQLEQAHRVANIAAIENLYNIADRTDEPVLQRAQALNIAFIPWFPLGHGALVGPDSALQPLASHYGLTPSQLALAWLLNHAPNIVLIPGTTSIAHLEENAKAVSVQLDEDQRSAIVREVDSLSLPTWRPER